Proteins found in one Gemmatimonadota bacterium genomic segment:
- a CDS encoding transcriptional regulator: MTVSIDILQTWMNSKEDEHLEFKEAKKNFHFETLVKYCVALANEGGGRMILGVTDKLPRKVVGSQVFSNLERTKAGLIDRVRLRIDVEEIQHPDGRVLVFQVPSHLIGMPMQYKGAYWMRGGETLIPMTPDLLQRIFAESGPDFSAEICTSAQLDDLDPNAVEVLRQLWQRKLLDQDISTRPIEQLLADAELLVDNQVTYAALILLGKREALGKYLAQAEVIFEYRSNEVPGPAAERHEFRQGFLTVLDEIWRLINQRNDLQHFQQGFFIWDVPTFNERVVREAVLNAVSHRDYRHGGSVFIRQYPRRIEIVSPGGFPPGITPDNILRQQNPRNRRIAEVLGKCGLVERAGQGFDRIFRECIQQSKPLPDFSHTDAYSVWLTLHGEIQDPEFLRFLEEIGQEQVATFGLDDLLVVDLVHREQPVPNDLQSRVDHLLDQGIIERVGRGRGVRLMLSRRFYRHIGKAGTYTRKRGLDRETNKALLLKHIRDNRKLGSQLKELMQVLPFLSRAQVQNLLQSLRNEGAIHKVGATKGTRWYPGKSPSGIAFENK, from the coding sequence ATGACCGTTTCCATAGACATACTCCAAACCTGGATGAACTCCAAAGAAGATGAACACCTGGAGTTCAAAGAGGCAAAGAAAAATTTTCACTTTGAGACCCTGGTAAAGTACTGCGTCGCCCTCGCCAATGAAGGCGGTGGAAGAATGATCCTGGGTGTAACGGATAAACTGCCGCGTAAAGTGGTTGGCAGCCAGGTTTTTAGCAATCTCGAACGGACAAAGGCCGGTCTGATTGATCGAGTGCGGCTTCGTATTGATGTCGAGGAGATTCAGCATCCAGATGGCCGGGTTCTGGTCTTTCAGGTTCCCTCTCATCTAATCGGTATGCCTATGCAGTATAAAGGTGCATATTGGATGCGTGGTGGCGAAACTCTTATTCCCATGACACCCGACTTGCTCCAACGCATTTTTGCCGAGTCCGGTCCCGATTTTTCGGCGGAGATTTGTACCTCTGCCCAATTGGACGATCTCGATCCAAATGCTGTGGAGGTTCTGCGTCAACTCTGGCAGCGCAAGTTATTGGATCAGGACATTTCGACCCGTCCCATAGAACAACTTCTGGCAGATGCCGAGTTGCTCGTTGATAATCAAGTGACGTACGCGGCATTGATTCTTCTTGGCAAACGGGAAGCCCTGGGCAAATATCTCGCTCAAGCGGAGGTCATCTTCGAGTACCGATCCAACGAAGTGCCGGGGCCAGCGGCGGAACGGCATGAATTTAGACAGGGTTTTCTTACTGTGCTTGACGAGATATGGCGACTTATCAACCAGCGCAATGACCTGCAACACTTTCAGCAAGGATTTTTTATTTGGGATGTGCCCACTTTCAACGAGCGCGTGGTGCGCGAGGCTGTCTTGAATGCGGTGAGTCACCGCGATTACCGCCACGGCGGGTCGGTGTTCATTCGCCAGTACCCTCGGCGCATCGAGATTGTCAGTCCCGGTGGCTTTCCGCCCGGCATCACACCCGACAATATTCTCCGGCAACAAAATCCGCGCAATCGCCGTATCGCCGAAGTCCTTGGCAAATGCGGATTGGTCGAACGCGCGGGACAAGGGTTTGACCGCATCTTCCGCGAGTGCATTCAGCAGAGCAAGCCATTGCCAGACTTTTCCCATACAGATGCCTACTCCGTATGGCTCACGTTGCACGGTGAGATTCAAGACCCGGAGTTTCTGCGTTTTCTGGAAGAGATTGGTCAAGAACAAGTCGCCACATTTGGCCTTGACGATTTGTTGGTGGTCGATCTCGTCCACCGCGAACAGCCGGTTCCTAACGACCTGCAATCAAGGGTCGATCATCTATTGGACCAGGGAATCATCGAGCGCGTAGGACGCGGGCGAGGTGTGCGGCTTATGCTCTCCCGACGGTTCTATCGGCACATTGGTAAGGCAGGGACTTACACACGCAAGCGTGGATTGGACCGCGAGACGAACAAGGCGTTGTTACTGAAACATATTCGAGATAACCGGAAATTAGGGAGTCAATTGAAGGAGCTTATGCAGGTACTGCCGTTCCTTTCGCGTGCCCAGGTGCAGAATTTACTTCAGAGCTTGAGGAATGAGGGAGCCATTCATAAAGTCGGAGCTACCAAGGGGACCAGATGGTATCCGGGAAAATCGCCTTCAGGAATTGCGTTTGAAAACAAATAA
- a CDS encoding sulfatase-like hydrolase/transferase — translation MPKPNIVFIYSDQHRGDAVGCAGHPVIKTPHLDRLGSEGVVFSQCYTNGPICMPARATMMTGQYVREHGVWQNIVAADQHGPSHVRNVRDVGYHTALVGKTHLYTHTGGTKSQEKTAILENWGFVDIQEMHGPHASGVNRSQYSDYLEELGLWETHRDYVVRSKTRLEEGRARAWEDPPCPLPSESHLDSYTGRTAAEWVRDYDGDKPFYLQVLFPGPHNPFDSPQEYRDMYSVDDIPVGIMDLPREPYPKYIVRSLFRAGDAKTMTEEEKKQLVINYYAKITLIDNAIGGIIEALEAKGQLDNTWIIYSSDHGEMAGDHRLSHKGVFYDMAVRVPLVVRPPGGRVGWTSEGLTDCLNITATILDVAGAESLEDSDGVSFVPQVLAGPDADGAQKGKGAVFSEVDGFTMVFDGRYKLVVESTSEKPVEMYDCQNDPRELNNVFEDPDLESVRRDLIDTHLSGIRDRLDREKLESYRAIPAKTYSPPG, via the coding sequence ATGCCAAAACCCAATATCGTTTTCATTTATTCGGATCAGCATCGCGGTGATGCAGTGGGGTGCGCCGGGCATCCGGTGATCAAAACACCACATCTGGATCGTCTGGGGTCCGAAGGGGTGGTGTTTAGCCAGTGTTATACCAATGGGCCGATTTGTATGCCTGCACGAGCGACGATGATGACGGGGCAGTATGTGCGGGAACACGGTGTCTGGCAGAATATTGTTGCGGCCGATCAGCACGGTCCCAGTCATGTGCGAAATGTGCGCGATGTGGGCTATCATACTGCCCTGGTGGGCAAGACCCACTTATATACGCACACGGGTGGAACAAAAAGTCAGGAAAAGACGGCAATATTGGAAAATTGGGGGTTTGTAGATATTCAGGAGATGCACGGGCCACACGCGTCGGGGGTGAATAGATCGCAGTATTCGGATTATCTCGAAGAATTGGGTTTGTGGGAGACGCATCGAGATTATGTGGTCAGGTCAAAGACGCGCCTGGAAGAGGGCAGGGCACGGGCGTGGGAGGATCCGCCCTGTCCATTGCCTTCTGAAAGCCATCTGGACAGTTATACCGGGCGTACGGCCGCAGAATGGGTGCGCGATTACGATGGGGACAAGCCGTTCTATCTGCAGGTGTTGTTTCCAGGGCCGCACAATCCCTTTGATTCGCCACAGGAGTATCGGGATATGTACAGTGTGGATGATATTCCTGTGGGTATTATGGATCTGCCCAGAGAACCGTATCCCAAATATATTGTGCGGTCGCTCTTTCGCGCTGGCGATGCCAAAACGATGACCGAAGAAGAGAAGAAACAACTGGTTATCAATTATTATGCAAAGATTACATTGATCGACAATGCGATCGGGGGTATTATCGAAGCTCTTGAGGCAAAGGGCCAATTGGACAATACCTGGATTATTTACAGTTCGGATCACGGTGAGATGGCTGGGGATCATCGGTTGAGCCACAAAGGCGTGTTTTACGATATGGCTGTACGGGTGCCTCTGGTTGTGCGTCCTCCGGGGGGACGGGTGGGGTGGACCTCTGAAGGATTGACGGATTGTCTGAATATCACGGCTACGATTTTAGATGTTGCAGGGGCAGAGTCTTTGGAAGACAGCGATGGGGTTTCGTTTGTACCTCAGGTGTTGGCAGGCCCGGATGCCGATGGCGCGCAAAAGGGCAAAGGTGCTGTGTTTAGTGAAGTTGATGGGTTTACGATGGTTTTTGATGGGCGATACAAGCTGGTGGTCGAGTCCACGTCTGAGAAGCCGGTTGAGATGTACGATTGTCAAAATGATCCGAGGGAATTAAATAATGTTTTTGAGGATCCCGATCTGGAATCTGTGCGGCGAGATTTGATCGATACGCACTTGAGTGGGATTAGAGACCGATTGGATCGAGAGAAGCTTGAGAGTTATCGAGCGATTCCGGCAAAGACGTATTCTCCACCGGGATAA